ATCATTCACCGGGTAGAGGACGCCGCCACGCGAGAAGTAGAAGGTGCCCACCACGAGGTTGCCCACCTTCCACTGCCCCTGTACCAGCTTCACCTGCCCCATGCGCTGAATGGGTCTGCCCGTGAGCGCCGCCACCAGGTAGCCGTCGGGGCGCATCAGCACCAGGGGCCTGAAGCGCTCGGTGCGCCGCGAAAGCTCCGCGTATTCCACGCGCTCGCCACCCTCGAACACTTCACCCAGGAGCCATGCGAGGACCCTTCGCGAGGCGAAGCTCCGCTGTGTCACGCGCGTCTTCGCCAGGTGGCTCAGGAGTTGACGCGCCTGCTGTGTGTAGAGCGCCGCGCCCGCTGGATGTCGCGACTCCTCCTCCAGACCGCACGCTTCCTGCACCGCTTGGAAAGCATCCGCCAGTGGCTCGGGGAAGCCACCCGCGCTCCCATCCACTCCCATCATCCAGTCGGGAGAAGCCGGACGCGTGGGCGCACGGCCCGTGGCACATCCCCCCAGCAATACCAGCGCCACCAGGACGAGGGGGCCCGGTGTCCGGCGCTCCCCTCCACATGAACCCAGGCCCATGCCTCCAGCCGCTCAGGCCTCCATGAGGATCCGGTGCCGGTAGAGCTCCAGCAGGATGTCCTCGTGCAGGTCCGCCTGCTTCTCCTGGCGCAGGTGCTGGCGCACCGCCTCGACGGGCTCCCGGCCCGTGAACTCCACGAGCAGCCCGTAGGCGATGCCGGGTAGCGCGACGGCGTCGTACTCGCTGTAGGCCCCCAGCGCGACGTTCCCGTCCGGGAGCCACTTCACGGTGGCCTCGGGGTTGAGCTTGAGCACCTTCGGCAGCGCGGGCGCGACCGCGTCCCGGTGGCTCTTCTCCAACACCTTCAGCTCGATGACTCCATCGAGCCCCATGATCTTCTCCATCTGCTCCGCGGACAGGCCCCGGACGATGTCGAAGCAGCCCCGGTAGAACTCGCCCTCACGGCCCGCCCACCTGCTCCACAGCGCGGCGTACTCCTTCTCCGCCAGGGGCTTGTCGTCGAGGTCCTCGACGGTCGGCGTCTCCGACAGGTCCGGCTTGTCCTTCCCGGCCAGGATGAACTCGGGCATCAACTGCAGCACCGCGTAGCGCGAGAGCTGGATCTCCGCGAGCGCCAGGTACGTCTTGAGCGTCATCCAGAACTTCCGCCCGTCGGCCCCCGCCACGTACTTGCAATAGAACGTGGAGCACACCGCCTCGCGGTAGGGCCAGATGGTACAGCCGCCCTGCTCCAGCTCGTAGTACGGACAGCGCATGGACGCCGCCCGGCCGAAGAACTGCCGCGAGTTGCGATACAGCAGGTTGTAGCGCGCCGAGGGCCTCACCCACTGGGGCGTCACGCCCACGCGGCTGGCGATCTTCTCCCCCATGCGCCGCCGCCCCTCGCCCAGCTCGTCCCGCTCGTCCGACAGGAGCGCGCCCACCAGGTAGTTCGGCAGCTTGGGGTAGTAGGTGCAGCACTTGGTGTCCGGCCGGAACAGCCGGCTCACGCCATCCACGGACTCGACGGTTCCCTGGCCCGAGCTCTGGCACATGGCGCACGAGGCGCACGTGGCCTTCGTCTCGACGGGAATCTCCTTCCGGAAGAAGTCGGGGAACAGGTCGCGGTAGAGGACCGGCAGGCTGTCGAGGATGCGAGACATGGACGAGGGCTCCCTAGGCCACGAGCCGGATGAGGATCATCACCATCAGCGCCAGCGTGGAGAGCTGTCCGATCCCGAAGCTGATGGAGCGCCACGGCTGCATGGACTTGATGTAGGCGATGCTGTGCCCCACGCGGGCGGCGGTGAAGGCGATGAAGCAGATCTGCATGCCGAGCACCGGCGCGCCGGCCAGCACGGCGATGAGGCCCAGGACGAGGAAGCCCGGGATGTTCTCCAGGTCGTTGCGATGGGCGCGCAGCACGCGCTCCACGTCGGGGTGCTCGGTGGTCGCCAGCTGGGCGCCGAAGCGGGCCGCGTCCTCGGGGTTCAGCGCCACCTTGAGCCGGGCGCGCGTGCTCGCGGTGTAGATGCCAACGGCGTTCATCTTGAGGATGAGCACGATGGCGCACAGGGCGTAGAGGCGAAAGCCCGGAGCGGCCAGCATCAAACTGGAGGCAACGTTCGTGAAGAGATCGTTCATGGGAGATGAGCGATGTAGCAGCAGCGCGGCCGTTTTGACAGCCACGCGCCCGCTCGCGCTCAGTCGGCGAAGTAGAGGCTGCCCAGCGCGACCCCGGTGACGGTCAGCAGGAGCATGAGGCCATAGCCGCCATACAGCACCGCCGTCTTGAAGGCGGTGCGCATGAGCGACTGCCCGTAGACCCGCCGCAGCGACAGGAAGAGGTAGCCCAGGATGAGGGGCTGCATCACCGGCAAGCGCTTGGGGCCCAGCGCCAGGCCCGCGACGATGCCGGCGGCCGCCGCCAGGAAGGCGAAGGCATGGAAGTGGAGCGTGAAGACGAAGTGCTCCGCGTAGAAGCGCCCTGTCTTCCGATACAGCAGGTGCAGCAGCAGGGCGAACACCGGGACGAGCACGAACATCGCCTTGGGCAGCGATTGCGTGATGGCCTGGAAGGCCTGCTCCTTCCCCGCCGAGCCACTCATGGCGATGCGGTTGAGCCGGCGCTTGAACTCGGAGTCCTCGTGCAGCAGCGGCCTGGGCGCGGGCGCCTGCGGGCCTGTATCCAACTCCGCCAGGGACGGACCCACCGTGACCACCACCTCGCCGGGCGCGTCCACCCGCGACCGCACCTCGAAGAGGCCCTCGGGGTGGATGACCGTCAACGCGAGGAAGTAGAGGAAGCTGGCCGTGAGGTAGAGCCGGAAGGGGCGCACGTAGAGGGAGCGCTGGCCCTCGAGGTACGCGACCGTGAGCCCTCCGGGACGCCGCAGCATCATCCCCGCCGAGCGCGCCAGGTTCGACTCCAGGTGGAAGGTGTCGGTGAGGTAGTCGCCCAGCCACTTCCAGAAGGGCACCCGCACGTCGGCGTGGCTCTGTCCACAGCCCGAGCAGTAGCGCCCCCGCACCTCCTCGCCGCAGCTCGGACACTTCTCGAGGGGTAGGACGGCCACGGTGGGCTCGGCCTGCGGGGACGGAGCGGGGACGGGGGCGGGCTGGGACATGGTGCGTGGGGCCCAGTGTCCCCCTCCCCTCCCCCGCCGCACAAGGTGCGCCAGACCCGGCCACGGGCCGCACCAGCAGTACCTTGACGGCGGCGCCCGGCTTGCCCATGTTGCCGGGCTTCATGCCTGTCCTCAGTGGTGCAGTCACCTTCTCGCGTTTCCGGTCCGAGCCGACGGGGAACGCTCCTTCCGATGTGAAACGCTGGCTCGCCAAGGGCCTGAAGTCCGGCGCCTTCGAGCCCATCGACCTCAAGAAGACCGAGGACGAGCGGGCCGCGGGCTTCGTGGAGCTGGAGAACCATGAGTCCGTGGACTTCTCCACCGGCAGCGTCCTCTATGGCGAGTACGCGCTGTTCGGCTTCCGCGTCGACACCGTCAAGGTGCCCGCGCCGGTGCTCAAGGCCGAGCTGGACAAGTGGGCCACCGCCTTCGAGAAGCAGAACGGCCGCGCCCCTACCCGGGGCGAGAAGGCCGAGAACCGCGCCTCCCTCCGCCACATGCTGCGCCAGCGCGCCGTGCCCTCCACCAAGGTGCATGACGTGAGCTGGAACCTGAAGACGAGCCAGGTGCAGATCTGGGCCGCGTCGCGCAAGGCGGTGGATGAGATCCTCCTGGCCATGGAGACGGCCTTCGAGGTGAAGCTCCAGCCGCTGGTGCCCGCCTCCCTGGCGGCGCGCGCCGGCATCGCGGACGACGCGCTCATCCCCACTCCGGAGCTCATCGGCGTGGAGATCGCCCACAACGAGATTCCGAGCAGCGAGGTGGCCCATGGGGAAGCGTGAGCAGGCGAGGATCGAAGCGGCCTTCATGCGGGGCGACACGGGCGTCGACGGTGCCGCCACCGAGGAGGACACGCGAGACGAAGCCGAAGTCGAAAAGGACAAGGCCCGAGAGCAACTGCTGCGCGGCCGGGCCTATCTGGGCCGCGAGTTCCTCACCTGGCTGCTGTGGCGCTCGGAGTCGGGCGACGCGCTGGTGGACTTCGAGAACACGGGCCTCGTGGTGCTCTACACCGGCCGGTGCACCCTCAAGGGCATCAGCGGCGACGTGACGGAGATGTCCGCCCGGGGCGCGCTCGCGCCGTACTCGGAGCAGGTGAAGCACTCGCTGGACCGCGGGCTGCTCGTCCACCAGGCGCGGCTGCGCCTCACCCACGGCGAGAAGGTGTACGAGGTGACGCTGGACGCCGAGTTCCTCGACATCCGCGCGGCGAAGCTGCCGGAGCTCATGGCCGAGGAGGAGGATGACCGTCTCCTGGAGCGCCTCTACCTCACCGAGCAGCTCTCCGACATGGTGGACGCGCTGGTGCAGGCCTTCCTCGAGGTGCGCGCGAGCCGCAACTGGGGCAAGAAGGTCGTCCCGGCGATGAAGAGCTGGATGAAGGGCGAGGACGAGGCCCCCCGGGCCACCAAGGTACAGCTGGCCCGCGCCGCGCGCGGCTGAGCTGACAGAGGGACACCATGGCTCCCGCCCCGCCTCGCCTCACCTTCTTCTGCGAGCTGGAGGCGGGGCCGCTGGTGGCCCTCTTCGCCGACCCGGCCGTCGTCGAGCACCTCCTGGCGCTGCGAGCCAGTGTCAGCCTCGGGGTGCTCGACCTCGGCCCGGAGCGCGCCGCCGTGGTGCGGCGGTTGAACGACGCGGGCGTGCCCGTCATCGCCTGGCAGTTGCTGCCCAGGGCGGAGGGCTACTGGTTCCACCTGGGCA
This is a stretch of genomic DNA from Archangium violaceum. It encodes these proteins:
- a CDS encoding MAPEG family protein gives rise to the protein MNDLFTNVASSLMLAAPGFRLYALCAIVLILKMNAVGIYTASTRARLKVALNPEDAARFGAQLATTEHPDVERVLRAHRNDLENIPGFLVLGLIAVLAGAPVLGMQICFIAFTAARVGHSIAYIKSMQPWRSISFGIGQLSTLALMVMILIRLVA
- a CDS encoding DUF3667 domain-containing protein — translated: MSQPAPVPAPSPQAEPTVAVLPLEKCPSCGEEVRGRYCSGCGQSHADVRVPFWKWLGDYLTDTFHLESNLARSAGMMLRRPGGLTVAYLEGQRSLYVRPFRLYLTASFLYFLALTVIHPEGLFEVRSRVDAPGEVVVTVGPSLAELDTGPQAPAPRPLLHEDSEFKRRLNRIAMSGSAGKEQAFQAITQSLPKAMFVLVPVFALLLHLLYRKTGRFYAEHFVFTLHFHAFAFLAAAAGIVAGLALGPKRLPVMQPLILGYLFLSLRRVYGQSLMRTAFKTAVLYGGYGLMLLLTVTGVALGSLYFAD
- the rdgC gene encoding recombination-associated protein RdgC, with translation MPVLSGAVTFSRFRSEPTGNAPSDVKRWLAKGLKSGAFEPIDLKKTEDERAAGFVELENHESVDFSTGSVLYGEYALFGFRVDTVKVPAPVLKAELDKWATAFEKQNGRAPTRGEKAENRASLRHMLRQRAVPSTKVHDVSWNLKTSQVQIWAASRKAVDEILLAMETAFEVKLQPLVPASLAARAGIADDALIPTPELIGVEIAHNEIPSSEVAHGEA